CGGGAGCCGAGGGTGTGCAAAAGGGATGATTATAATCCTGGGTGGTTAAGTGCAGAAGCGGAGAGAGACATCAACGGGCAAGAAGAGACCAAGGGGGGTGGCATGACGGCAAGAGGAGGCGTCACTGGACTGTTAGGATCGGGCACTCAAGGGAATGGGCTGGAAAAATCAGGGGTGGGCTCTGAAACGGAAATTGTGGAGGGATTATTTAGGATGACAAAGTCTGAGGGGGGTCAGGGGAGCTGGTGGCTGAGGTCGGGGGAAGGGCAGGTGGTGGGAGAGGAGAAGGCCACGGACCCCacagggcaggagctggagggatCGTTGGTGTGGATGGTGAAATCGCCCAGAACAGAGGCAGGTGTGTGTGGAAGAAAGTGTCAGTGAGCCAGGAGCTGAAATCTTCAAGGAACCAGGGGGCATGACCAGCGCCTCCTTCATCGAGCATCTGGAGCTTGGAACCCAgtgttttagagaggaaggagggagaatgttAGGGAACTGGAAACAGGAAACAAAGGCAGCTTCACCCCCTCGAGGGGCTGGGCAGGAACGATGGATGACAAGAGGGAATGACCATGATGGAAAGAGGGCCTTAGGGGATGCAGGGTGAGGGGACTCCAAGGGGACCTGACTGGGACAGCTGAGGCTGGGGTAACCAGGGGTGCTGGTGAAGGGTGCAgtgtgggccagggctggggtgtggcctggtgggggccagggctggggtctggCCTGGTGGGAGCCAGGGCACCCTGTCCTCACCCCTCAGATCTCGTTTGATCCAACAGGCCGCTGGCTGTGGGGTGGACCAAGGACATTGCTGCCCCCCTGGCTTTGCCCTGGAGCCCGTGGAGCTGAGACCTGATGCCAGCCACAAGGAGAATGTGCCCCCCAGGCCTGCGACCCCCCTGAGGCCAGGCAAGAGGCTTAGTGGGTCTGGGTTGGAGGTGGCAAGAGCAGGGTCCCCTCCAGAGTCCCTTTCCCAGACAGGCCAGCCCAGGGCCTTACTGATTCCAGAGTTTAGCTGTAGAGGGCCAGCTGGGCTAGGACAAAGTCTTCTCAGCCTGGGGCCCAAGGGGAGGTCAGGAAGTCAGGGAGGGAGGTCAGGAAGAGGGTAAACCAAAAGCAGGCCCAGCTGGGGcccctgggagaggaggggctcCCATGGGTCAGTCTGTGCCAGGGGTGGTGGGCTGGAGAACCTCCAAGCTCAGGTGCCTGGAGCTTCAAGAAGGCCGCAGGGCGGGTACAGCCAAGgttagaagcagcccaagcacAAATTCAGATTGTGCTTCACACGCCAGTTTCTTTGTGTTCTGTGTGCCtgtgggcaagttgcttaacctctctgagctttagttccTACTTACAAACTTTCACGGCCCACACTATACTTGCCAGGCCTTCCCAGGCATGGCACCAGTTCCCAGGAGGCCCAGCCTCCGGTGGAATGGCCTTGGGGGCCAGGGGAAGTCAGAAAGAGGGCTCCAAGGCCCACCCTACGGTCCCCAGAACAGCTTACCTGTAGCCATGTGACAGGCTGGGTCTTGCTTcatctccagctgctgcctcctccccatcACCTCTTTGCTCAAGCTGGAAATCAGGGACTTGTCCTTAACTCCTCCCTTTGCCTCGCCCTCTTCTAAGCCTCCACCTCCACAGCAGATCGAGtctgtctcctctccaccctccctgccacccctgaccccagcccctgTCACCTCTCGCCCGGGACCCTCCACAGCCTCCTTGCCTCTGACCCTGCCCTGTCCCTGCGCCAAGCAGCCAGGCATGGTCAGACCATGTCACCGCTCTTGCTCAAGGCCCCCAGGCCATCGCTGCCCACTGGCCTGCAGAGCCAGGCAGACCTCCAAGTCCCAGCTCACTGCTGCCTGGGGCCCTGTCCCTCCCTGGCTCTGAGGCCTGACAGACCCCAACTGTCCCACTTGAGCACTGAACACCAAGTTCCCCCACCCTCAGGGCATGACTGTCTCTACTCTCTTTAGAGCCACGGAGACTCCTGGAGACACCGAGCCTGGATGTTGTGCTGGGCCGGTGGGTgcccaggggccaggctgagaggggagggcctGCCACTGCACCCTCCCTGGGCGCAGTGCTTCTCCAGGAGCCCTGCCGAGTCCAGACCAACCTGGCCAGCCCTAGCCCCCGCCTGGGCCTTGCCCTAAAGGCCAGGACTGGCCCTAACAGGCTCATCAACTCAAGCTTCCAGCAGCAGAGCAACCTGCAGCCCCTGCGCAACCTCTCCCAGGGGGGAGCTCGAGCATTGGCCGTCCAGCAGAGTAACCTGGGCACAGCCGAGGCCAGCTTGGCCGAGTGTGGAAGTCGCAGAAGCCCCCACCTCTGGTCGGAGCCTCCAGAAAGCTTCTGGCCTCACGTGATGCCCCTGGGAAGTCCCCTATCCCAAGGGCCACAGGCTCACCCATCCTCCACCCTGAAGCAGTCCTGGCTGTTGCCCACAGACACCCCGTGCCCAGACTTCAGGCCCACTGCGTGCTATGCCCCTGTTGATGGGCACACATGGCCAGTCCCCAGCTCCTGGGGTGGCCCGGGGAACTGGACTTCTGGGCTCATGGGGGAACCCCTCACCCTTGAGGAGCTGGCTGTCCCTGCCAAGAGCCAGGCTCGGGCCCCAGCCCAAGCTGCCATGACCCAGCTGCTGGCCTCTGTGCAATGCCTGGAGCATGAGGTGGCCCGCCTCAGGTGCCGGGGGACCCAGGAACCCCCAGTCCCTTCGCAGCAGGAGCCCTGGGCCAGCAATGGCCAGGGCCTCCCTGcttgcccccagcccagccagcctaTTCTTGCTTCCTGGGACAAGAGGAAGAAGCACCCCCATGGTCTCAGGGGAGCTGTGAATTTCCCAGGGACACCAGGGGCCTGGCTTGGTCCCTCAGACTCTCAGGCAGGCAGCAAGCCTGCATCGCCACCACCAGAGAACACTTCAGAGGTGCTGACTGAGGATCTCCCTGACTCTGAGCAGGGCATCCTTCCTGCCTATGCCCtaaggcaaggagagaggcctgcatacagcaggggcagaggggggccCCCTGCTCCCTCAAGGTGGGGGCGGGCAGCAGAGAGGCCAGACCCTGCTCTTCCACCTTCTCCAGAGCAGCTCAGAGTGTCCAccctgggcaggaaggaggggcggagacccCCAGGGAGCAGGTCAGCAGGGAGACTTCCTGTCTGCTAGCCACAGCCTCAGCCGGAAGTACCCTGCAGGTAGAGGCCAGAGGAGTCTGGGAATGGGATTATGGGGGGCTCCAGGAGGCTGCTGCCTCCCCCGGGAATTCTCACTACCCTATCACACCCTGCTCTCTCAGAAAGGGAGGCCTCGGGCAGgcgggtctgggggtgggggatgtccTGTCCTGCTTGCTTGTTGGCCCGAGAGCTGCCTTGTCCTTTTGTTTTCCAAGAACAAAGCCCGAAACATTGTGAGCCTGGAGTGGGAGACAGCCCGGTGAGTTCCTGGCTGCAGGCTGGGACAATTCCTCTCCCATCTGCCTGGGCGAAGAGACACTAGGGCCTGACAGAGATAAGTCCCTGATGGCAGATCCGCACAGGCTTTAAGGGGGAGGAAATTCCTCCACACTGTCCCTGCTGGGAACGACAGGGGGCTCCAgggccctggggggcaggggacagggacgTGGGGACTGCTGCTCCTGGAATTGTCACTGTGGGAAGGGccacaggggcagggggtggggggcactgctGCCGAGCCCCCACACACtcccctgggctgaggggcaggcCCGCCTGCCATCAGCCCTGGTCCACCCCCAGCCGGCAGCTGCTGTCCAGATGTTTCAGCGCCTGGAGGCGCTTGGTGCAGAGGCGGTGGGCCGCAGCAGCCTCAGTGGTGATGGGCCAACGGCAGCTGCTGCGCAGGAGCCTGCAGGCACTGCGCTGGGCACTGCGGCTGCGGGAGGCCCAGCTGGAGGTGGCGTGGAGCCAACACACAAGAGCCCTGCTGGCCCGGAGTTTCCAGAAGGTCAGgggcctccaggctgggtcacGGGGAGGTGATGAAATGCCTGAGTGTCTGGGGAGGAGGTTCTTCTGGGGCACAGGTTAGCCCTTCTGAGTGATCTCCAGTACAGTGGGTGGCTATCAGCCCAGACGCCTGAACCGGCTCTGCCtcagttcaaatcctgcctccacTACTTTCTTCCAGACTTTTTggctgtgtggctgtgggcaagttacttaacctctctgtgccttagtctTGTATCTCTAAGATGGAATAGTAATAGTTCATCATACTTCTTGGGGTGGTTGAGAGGTTAAATAAATGAAGGGACTCTGAACTCTGCCTGGCCCAGAGCTAGCACTTGACCATCTGAGCAGTTACTATTTTTCACCAGTGGtgtggggccaggcctgggagggaaTTTCTGTGTTCTTCCCTCCTGGGGAAAGGGATGCTGTGGGAGGACCTAGCTCCAGGTTTGGCCTGCCAGGGAAAGCCCTGCCTCTTGGGCTTTCCCTCTCTCCACTCACTCATGAATTTCCAGAGAGGCAGGGTAGCTTAATGGCTAAGACTACAGGCTTTGGAGTCTGATGGATGTATTtggcccccatccctgcccctccctggtgctCCTGCTCAGGGCACTTCTGAGGCCGCAGCTaacttccctcttccccttctctcatGATCCAGTGGAGAAACCTGACTCAGCAGCAGAAACAAGAGCAGCCCTACATCCAGGCTGGGCCAGGACCCCCACCCTCTGGGGGAGGCCCCTCAGGAAGGAAGCCAGTGGTGGACCCTGCCCAGAGAAGCAGGTAGCTGGGGACACCTCAGGTTGCTCAGTGTGACTTGGGCAGTGCTGGTAGCCTTCCCTCCTtgtcccccatttcccctccccaacAAGAGAACGAGGATGCAAACTGCAGCCGTGGACAAATATTTGTGCAAAAAGACGTCTATCCCAGCGTCGTTTATCCTCGTAAAAACTGTGAAACAGCCTACATGCCCAGTGGGTGAGGCAACCATGCCTTACCCATGCGATGGCTACTCGGCAACTGTTCAGCATGGTGTTTATGAAGAGTTAAagattccctccctctcctttcctttatcttccatttcagtgtctttaatttttatttctaatcatGACAGTTTACACTTGATTTGAAAAAACATCTAATATAGTTGGAAATGTTATCCCCTCCCCATGTACCCTCCTTCCTGGAAGTATTTTTATGGGTATTTGTGTAGAACTTTTGATGGCAAGGAACAATGGTTATGAcaatataaaatggggaaaaaaggataaaaaatagtaTCTAAGATATTTTCCTTGTGCATCTAAAACAGTGcatgaaaaaaacagaaggaaaaaatgctaaaatgttGCACAGAGTGAAGGACTTAACACTACTGAGTTGTCCACTtggaaatggttaaaatgataaatttatgttATGCGTATCTTACCCCTCTTAAacataagaataagaaaatatttcatcccTCAGCCCCCCAAAACCCACAATGCAAATAGTGCTTATCTGTGGAACAGTGGGGTTAAAGTtggatattttcttcatttcctcaatTTTCCACGACTGTGAtgtattgttcttatttttaattttaaaaaccgtgtctaaaataattatttaaataagatCTATTTTACTACATGTTCattgtaaaaaatgcaaatagtattgaagagaatgaaacaaaagcagagcccccaccccaaatccctTGTGTAATCGGGGGTAAGTGAGCTGCCTGGAAGAGACCTGTGGTGGCTCGGCGCCCCTTTGCTCCCGCAGGCGGGCAGCATCCGCCCCAGGCTGGGTCAGGCAGGTTGCATCATGTGCCCTCTCTTGGCGCTGGGCATCAGTTTCTCCCTGCGGAACCTTCCTTTCAGTCCAGGGAGTCTGAAGGAGGAGGCGGGAGCCCGGTCTCCCCCATCACCTTCTGGAGGAGAGAGGACAGCTCAGATCCTGCAGGCCCTGCAGCAACTGGCTGGTgagaggtggggcctgggaaagCGAGGGAGGAGGGATTGGGCAGGGCCCCTGCATGGGACTGGACGGGGTCCTGAGTGAGCGACTGTTTATTGCACATCTGCTCTGGCAACTTCCCAGACACGATTTCATTTGAGCCTCTCGGTGACCTTGGCAAGGCATTGTGCCCATTTCACTGCTGGGGAGGGACTGAGGTGCAGAGAAATTAAGTGCCTAGTTCGAGGACACACAGTACGAGATTTATGCGCCATTGACGCTGGCACAGGCCCAGCAGAAGCTTGAGTGTTAGACCTGGAACGGCCCTTAGACATCAGTCACTCACGGGGAAATTGCAGCCCAGAGCTGAGGAGCCAACGGCCGAATGGCCTCAGACCACACAGCTGGGTGTCCCAGGTGTCCCTGGTCCTCCTGGCCTGGATCCTTTCCTCCACTCGCTCTCTATCCTCTCCCTTTACAGCTTTCCTCCTATGGTGCCGTCGGAAGGAATGGGCCAGGCAGGAGCAGAAGGGGTTCCAGAGAGATACCTCTGGGGCCATGCCAAGCACTCGGAGCATGGGAAGGGCCCCCCAGGCCTGGAGCTCTCCTGCTGCAGATACAGCCTGGGTGGATCCACTGGACCCCCAGCACCAGAGAGCCTGGCTCTGCAGGTAGGCggaagtgggagggggcagagcGGGGCCCCTTCcccaaggcagaggcagaggcagacgGTGGGATGCAGCTGGGAGTTGCCGTTTGAGTTCTGGACTCCTAGTCTTGAGAGGCAAAGATGAAAGCAAGAAACGAAGGCAGCTGCCATGTACCGAGAGCCTAAGACCACCCAGGAGCTGGGTTAGTTCTAAGTGAAGCATACTGCCACTTGTCACCTGCCTCACATGGAACCCATGGCCAGGTTGGGGGACAGACAGGGGTCACAAGGGGTGTGTGCAAATACCACCTGAGTTTAGTGTTGTGAAGGGAAGAAACACAGATCTGTAagagtttttttctgttattaattttctttaactATGGGACATTTTTATCCCACATGGAAGTAAAGAAAGTGGCATAATACATCTGTGTAAAGCACCCAGCTGCCAGAAAATCACCTCCTGGGAAAACTTGTTTCAAAGGTACCCCAACTACTTCCCCTCTGTGTCATTTTGAGGCAAATCCtaatcatctctctttttttaaagatttacttatttatttttagagagagaagggagggagaaagagagggagagaaacatcaatgtacaagaaAAACATGGACCGGTTGCTTCTTGCactcccccagccagggccacggcctgcaacccaggcatgtgccctggccaggaatcgaactggcaaccttttggtttgtaggctggcactcaatccaccgagccacgccaggcagggcccagccagggcccagccatCTCTTTTAAACAACATGACCGCAAGGCCATGCTCACACCTAAAAATGAACAGTAATTCCTTAAAGTCAGCAACTGTCTGGTCAGCCTTCACATTCCCAATTGTTTTACAAGCACATATCTTGTTATACTTGGTTTGAATCAGGAGCTTAACACAGTCCACATGTTGTAATTGTCTGATTAGTCGTTAAAGTCCTTGCAAGCTATGGgctccctgatttttttttttcctcgcAATTTATCTGTTGAAGAAACCACGTTGCTTGTCCAGTAGTTCCCCGCTGTCTGCACTTTGCTGATTGCACCCCCGTGGTAGAGTTTTCTATGAGAACTTTTAACAGGGGGGGCTGACCTGGACCGGAGGTCAGGGGAGGCGTGAGGATGAAAGGCGGAGGGAGACAGATgagaggaaacagcatgtgcaaaggcccggGACTGTAAAGTGCGGAAAACTCAAAGAACAGTCAAGTGGCAGCCCTGttagcctggggtgggggcaccgGGGGTGGTTTGAGATGGAGTTggaaaggtgtgtgtggggggcctTGCAGGCTTGGGGAGGACCTGCTCGTTATCATCCATGCAAGGGGGCTGTCACCCGAGGATGTTAGCAGGGGAGTACAGTGGCTTGCTTTGAGATTTGAAAAATTCACTCTGGTTACCGAGTAGGAACTGTGTGGAGGGGCCAAGAGTGGATGCAGGCGGCCAGGTAGGAGGCTGCTGAGGCCAGGCAGGCACCCTGAGGTGATGGCCTCAGGTCCTCGCAGcaaccccattttatagaggaggaagctgaggcccagtcTGGCACATGGCAGGCGGCTCTGGCTGCCGCCTTCATGATGAGCACCTGTGCTTCCTCTGGGCCCTCCCAGGTATTTCGGGGCCTGGCGGCAGGTGGTGAAGAGAGGCGCCCAGTACCCAGATCACCTGGCTGACCGCCCTATGGGAGCCCTGAGGATGTGCCTCAAACAGTGGATGAGGGCGAAGCAGCTGCAGGCCTCGGGTGAGGCAAAGGTGACTCAGCGGTCCCTCTGTCAGCAGAAGGCGGGTGAGCAAATAgcagtccctcccaccccagcatgCGGCTTGCTTAAGCTCCTTCTGCAGGGGCTTGTTGAATAAGGGGCGTTGTAATGGGAAGTGATGGGATTGGGGCTTTCtcaggggagggcctgggagggtTCAGGAGGGGTCCCCGGAATGGGTCGGCCTTAGCTGACCTTGTCTGCGTTGTGAGCTCCTCTGAGTAAGAGACTTGGTTCATCTTCCACCAGGAAGGGATATGGTCCCTGCTCCCGGCGAGCTCCTGGGTGTGTGGGACACACGGCCCCCCACCAAAGTCTGACGGGGGAAGATGGGATCTTTAAGGTGTCTTGGAGAGGTGGGGGTGATGGGAGGGTGAAGCGCCCATGAGGGGAGAGGTTCCAAGGGGCAGAGGGACATGGCTGATTCGTCTCTTGATTGCTTCTCAGAGAACAGGGCCCTCTGCAGCTCCGCCCCTGGAGGGGCCACATCCCATGGCCTGGGGGTGGTGGCCCCAGCCCCGGGGCTGCCCCAGGAGCGAGGCCGGGGCTCCCTGAAGGAAGCTTGCCCCAGACTGGCCCTCCACCAGGTGCTGCTGCTTTGGAGGGCGAGGCTCTCCCAGTGCCAGCGGGCTGAGTAGGTGTCCACGGGCTTGTGGCTTGAGGTCAGGcctgggggggcaggggtgggcaccTGAGCAGTGCTCAGCCTGAGAGGGGTGTCCCATAGGGAacaggccccaccctgctcctccccGTGTAGTGCCCGGTGGGCGTGGGGCTAGGGGGTCCGCCCAGGGACACTGAGACGCTGAGCAGAGAGCTGTGGGGACCCTGCAGTGGCCGGGAACACAGACACATGGTTCTACCAAGGGGGCTGGAACCTGACGAGAGGTTGGTTTGGTGCCACTCCCCCTAGAATCGTCTCTCCCTCCCAATGTCCCAGCTGGGTGGGAGCCTCCTGGTGGCGGGAACCGTGTCTGTCTCCTGGCCACTGCCTCCCAGCGCCTCACAGGTGCCCAGCCGGTGGCGGGCATGGAACACACACTgtaaatgaataagtgaaggaGCCTCTATGCCCCTGTCCCCCACCGCCTCATCAGCTAGAGAAGTGGAAGCTCAGAGGGGCTGAGCAGCTTGCTTTAAACAGCACTGTGAGTCAGGAGCTAGAAGGTGGGACTCAGCCCAGGCTGACAGTTCTCTGTGAGGGCAGTGGCAGGGTCAGGAGGGGTCAGCTTCCCTGACAGGACGCCAGGCGGGACATAAGCCAGCAGTGGCAGAGTTAAGAATTCTGTCCTTGAAAGCCGTATACCTGGCATCCATCAGTCCTGCACCTATTCAGTCCCCTTGGACCCTCAGTCTCCTTTAATGCACCCCTGGAACTCCAGGGGAACTCAGTTTGCCATGATCCCCCAGGATGTAGCCCCCgacccccacccatcccctggcCTCTGGGCATCAGTGCACAGCCGACATCCCCCTGTGCTGTGTCCGTGCTGCCCGATGGCCTGAGGTGAGTGCTTGGACCCCAGGTCTGCTGCTGTTCAGAGTTTGGGCAAATGTCTTTCCCCAGGCCTCACATCCCTATCTTTATTACTGAGTGGAGGCAGAAGTCCTGGGGTGGCGGTGGCCTCTTGCATGTGGGGTTCCTGGACCTGAGGCCCGGTTTCATTCCTCATCAGCTGCAGGGCCCGCACccaccctgggagccccacagctGAGTGATTGGCACAGGTGGAGCTGTGTTCTTGGTTTTAGTTGCTCAGGAGAGGCACCCCGGGGACTTCAGAAAAGTCAGGAAGCCCGGGCCTCACCCGTGCTGttaagtcagaatctctggggtggggccctggtGGGCACTGGTATTTCTTAGAGCCCCCAGGGGCCCCGGGGTACCACTGGTTTGGGAGGCAGCTGTGCAGAGCTCTGGCCAGGGGATGAGGCTGGGGCCTAGGGGCTCACCTGTCCCCTTCCTACAGCTCCTTTTTCCAGAGCACACAGCGGCGGATGCTAAGACGCATCCTGAGGGTGTGGCACTTGACAGTGTGGGGTACAGGCACCCTGTCAGACAGTGCCAGGACCACCTGGGCCCCAGGACTGCTGGGTGGCGTACCAGGAGGGGAGGCCTCGCTGAGCTGCAGCCCACGGTGCAGCTCACTGGAgaaggtgaggggcaggggctggggtgggccaGGGTGGGTAGGGgacaggtgggaggagagggtggggctgggcaggggccggGCACCGAGGACTTCACACCCCCTTCCCTAGGACTCCAGTGCCCCCGCCCTCCTGGAGACCCTTCAGCTGAGCTTTCTGTGGGCATCGGGGCAGCGGCAGCAGGGGCGGTGCCTTCTGCGCTGGCAGGCGCAGGCTCAGCAGTCCCGGGGTGCGGCAAGGTGGCACCAGCGCACGCTGCAGAGGCGGTAAGGACCCTACCCCAGGACGGGTGCGCCATGCTGCTCACTACTCTATGGGTTTACCGTCTCCTGAAGGTCCCTTTCCCATTAATCCTTGACCTTCACAGCAGCATTCCCTTGGGGTCTGCACCCCAGAGGGCTCCCCTCTCATGCCCCAGTCAGTTGGCCCCCAGACGCAGCTCCTCTCAGCTCCTCCAGGGAGAGGATGAGGTGATCTCTTCTCTGAGATTTCACAGCAGtggtccattcatttattcattcacagcACAGTGCTTAAATCAGAATGTGTGGGTTCTAATCCCAGCTTTGctcctcactggctgtgtgatcttgggcaagttccttaacctctctgtgcctccacctCCCCATTTGTATGGGGGTGATAGTAGTACCCACTTCAACGGAAATCAACAAAGTGGGGCGCATAAtcccccagcacagtgcctggcacgtagcaaGCACTCCATTCATGGCCATGTTTGTCACGAGAGGTTGACCACAGGACCTGGCATTGGAGGTCCGGGGTCCCATCTTATCCCCATCACCTGTCACTGTGCCCCTTGGAGTAATGTTTcagccctccagcccccagcacccCATTCTTCCCCCAAGATGGAAACAGAAGAGtcaccccaaccccctccctgctCGTCTGAACC
This DNA window, taken from Desmodus rotundus isolate HL8 chromosome 3, HLdesRot8A.1, whole genome shotgun sequence, encodes the following:
- the C3H1orf167 gene encoding LOW QUALITY PROTEIN: uncharacterized protein C1orf167 homolog (The sequence of the model RefSeq protein was modified relative to this genomic sequence to represent the inferred CDS: deleted 1 base in 1 codon), with product MVRGRALGTPAAAGCGVDQGHCCPPGFALEPVELRPDASHKENVPPRPATPLRPGKRLKPRRLLETPSLDVVLGRWVPRGQAERGGPATAPSLGAVLLQEPCRVQTNLASPSPRLGLALKARTGPNRLINSSFQQQSNLQPLRNLSQGGARALAVQQSNLGTAEASLAECGSRRSPHLWSEPPESFWPHVMPLGSPLSQGPQAHPSSTLKQSWLLPTDTPCPDFRPTACYAPVDGHTWPVPSSWGGPGNWTSGLMGEPLTLEELAVPAKSQARAPAQAAMTQLLASVQCLEHEVARLRCRGTQEPPVPSQQEPWASNGQGLPACPQPSQPILASWDKRKKHPHGLRGAVNFPGTPGAWLGPSDSQAGSKPASPPPENTSEVLTEDLPDSEQGILPAYALRAAQSVHPGQEGGAETPREQGAPGPWGAGDRDVGTAAPGIVTVGRATGAGGGGHCCRAPTHSPGLRGRPACHQPWSTPSRQLLSRCFSAWRRLVQRRWAAAASVVMGQRQLLRRSLQALRWALRLREAQLEVAWSQHTRALLARSFQKWRNLTQQQKQEQPYIQAGPGPPPSGGGPSGRKPVVDPAQRSSPGSLKEEAGARSPPSPSGGERTAQILQALQQLAAFLLWCRRKEWARQEQKGFQRDTSGAMPSTRSMGRAPQAWSSPAADTAWVDPLDPQHQRAWLCRYFGAWRQVVKRGAQYPDHLADRPMGALRMCLKQWMRAKQLQASGEAKVTQRSLCQQKAENRALCSSAPGGATSHGLGVVAPAPGLPQERGRGSLKEACPRLALHQVLLLWRARLSQCQRADSFFQSTQRRMLRRILRVWHLTVWGTGTLSDSARTTWAPGLLGGVPGGEASLSCSPRCSSLEKDSSAPALLETLQLSFLWASGQRQQGRCLLRWQAQAQQSRGAARWHQRTLQRRVFLSWRHWAMAQGAWREMAARWAWDRSCRATLGLWRRWLEQRREAEQQVQEQGQRQARGALQHWHSCWQRQQFLHEQYRRWVQVRVQGLRRTVFQSWQRAAAQRRHGSARPEQLLLQSPFQAWCGSTRSAGMLRAQCEAFQDGLRRRALGAAFTTWWEARVAAAWTREHRTAWASIAHWRSHMLVGQADRQLRRARAQQAFIAWREALGQCREARQQTEERARAQAALCWTLWVPESHLHRLSPAHAAQKLNARVLEAWAQSASQGRVQGVAITQSQQVGHRHLLWTHWARWRRALLRVWLGPRMEAQETSTAHPKPGAEPRHWPRLAGRGSFLALMDTAAPGKQTHSLRPQGMEPRLASPGPTQHHSLGGQRESGEMPWAQRDSAVQLWTRWPGLTHWAQGQPPAGPGGDCSPEASTLTGKGQRYKRWLGILEEWAQAQSSDTHRASPPVPRRRYLRRWHLETLLCQLQGSQQARRLVATWQHWVDAQGAEELAQSLVSGQAPASLRGAGGCGEHRCPMQQQAQFGAFSPTVPTAQAVAPERGLANVAAAGRAAAGGSAIPATTQAFEKWHQNLAARGLRRGAPASSLRLPSEVGIRSPRSGLEAARTPACGGLEVEEGPSCSCDLFPWKEHQN